The following coding sequences are from one Nicotiana tomentosiformis chromosome 3, ASM39032v3, whole genome shotgun sequence window:
- the LOC104091894 gene encoding malate synthase, glyoxysomal, translated as MVSFETFLQPNISVLKKSSGMMGYDVPEGVDIRGRYDPEFSKILTRDALQFVADLQREFRNHIKYAMECRKEAKMRYNNGGLPGFDPATKYIREGEWLCAPVPQAVADRRVEITGPVERKMIINALNSGAKVFMADFEDALSPSWENLMRGQVNLRDAVNGTISFHDQARNRVYKLNDQTAKLFVRPRGWHLPEAHIFIDGEPATGCLVDFGLYFFHNFANFRKAQGQGFGPFFYLPKMENSREARIWNNVFDKAEKWAGIEKGSIRATVLIETLPAVFQMNEILYELRDHSVGLNCGRWDYIFSYVKTFQAHPDRLLPDRVLVGMSQHFMRSYSDLLIHTCHKRGVHAMGGMAAQIPIRDDPAANEAALELVRKDKLREVKAGHDGTWAAHPGLIPACMEVFTNNMSNAPNQIHSVKRQDASVLTEEDLLQRPRGVRTMEGLRLNTRGGIQYLAAWLTGAGSVPLYNLMEDAATAEISRVQNWQWLKYGVELDGDGLGVKVNLDLFGRVVEEEMARIEREVGKEKFKKGMYKEACKLFTRQCTAPILDDFLTLDAYNNIVMHHPIASSRL; from the exons aTGGTTAGCTTTGAGACATTTCTTCAACCCAATATCTCTGTTCTAAAAAAGAGCAGTGGAATGATGGGTTATGATGTGCCTGAAGGAGTGGACATTAGGGGAAGATATGATCCTGAATTTTCCAAGATTTTAACTAGGGATGCTTTGCAATTTGTAGCTGATTTACAGAGGGAATTCAGGAACCATATTAAGTATGCTATGGAATGCAGAAAAGAGGCCAAAATGAGGTATAATAATGGAGGATTGCCAGGTTTTGATCCGGCAACTAAATATATTAGGGAAGGAGAGTGGTTGTGTGCTCCTGTGCCACAGGCTGTGGCTGATCGGAGGGTGGAGATAACTGGACCAGTTGAGAGGAAGATGATTATCAATGCCCTTAATTCTGGTGCCAAAGTTTTCATG GCAGATTTTGAAGATGCACTTTCACCAAGTTGGGAGAATCTAATGAGAGGCCAAGTAAATCTGAGGGATGCAGTGAATGGAACAATATCATTCCATGATCAAGCCAGAAACAGAGTTTATAAACTGAATGATCAGACGGCAAAGCTATTCGTGCGCCCAAGAGGCTGGCATTTGCCCGAAGCTCACATCTTCATTGATGGTGAACCTGCCACTGGTTGCCTTGTCGACTTCGGCCTCTACTTTTTCCACAACTTTGCCAACTTCCGCAAGGCACAAGGACAAGGATTTGGACCCTTTTTCTATCTCCCCAAAATGGAAAACTCTAG GGAAGCAAGAATATGGAACAATGTGTTTGATAAGGCAGAGAAATGGGCTGGAATTGAGAAAGGAAGCATTAGGGCCACTGTCCTAATTGAAACACTTCCGGCTGTGTTTCAAATGAATGAAATATTGTATGAACTGAGGGACCATTCTGTTGGCCTCAACTGTGGTAGATGGGATTACATTTTCAGCTACGTCAAGACTTTCCAGGCGCACCCCGATCGCCTTCTCCCTGATAGAGTTCTTGTTGGCATGTCTCAACACTTTATGAGAAGTTACTCTGACTTGCTCATCCACACTTGTCATAAGCGCGGTGTCCACGCTATGGGAGGCATG GCAGCTCAGATTCCGATCAGAGATGATCCAGCAGCAAATGAGGCAGCATTGGAACTAGTAAGGAAAGATAAGCTAAGAGAAGTGAAGGCAGGgcatgatggaacatgggcagcTCACCCTGGCCTAATTCCAGCTTGCATGGAAGTCTTCACTAACAACATGTCCAATGCTCCTAACCAAATCCACTCCGTGAAGCGCCAAGATGCATCGGTCCTAACTGAAGAAGACCTGCTGCAGAGGCCGAGAGGTGTCCGAACAATGGAGGGTCTCCGGCTCAACACCCGAGGGGGGATTCAGTATTTAGCAGCCTGGCTAACAGGGGCTGGCTCTGTCCCTCTATACAACCTGATGGAAGATGCTGCCACAGCTGAGATTAGCAGAGTCCAAAACTGGCAGTGGTTGAAATATGGAGTGGAATTGGACGGAGATGGACTTGGAGTGAAGGTGAACTTGGACCTTTTTGGAAGAGTGGTTGAAGAAGAAATGGCTAGAATTGAGAGAGAAGTTGGAAAGGAGAAATTCAAGAAGGGAATGTACAAGGAAGCTTGCAAGTTATTCACAAGGCAATGTACTGCACCAATCTTGGATGATTTTCTGACTCTTGATGCCTACAATAACATTGTGATGCACCATCCTATTGCATCTTCCCGCCTCTAA